The genomic region ATTGCTCTAAACAATtccaatggaaagttgcatggccacTTAGTTCCAAGAGGAAAACATCTGCTAGCAGGCCTTGTCTTATGCCATGGCCGTCATTTGCTTGCTCTCCTGAAGAAGTGATTCTGAAGCATACAGGGCTGCTACCGCTGGTTACATATGCGATGGAGTATTTATCTCATGATCTGAAATCTTGGAGAGCATCCTTGAGGTATTTGCCAAGTGCGCGACTGAAACCATGTACTTATGAGAAGTTTTCTTGTTGGATCCCCATGGCGCCGAGAGATACGCCTGTCCTGAGTCAGCCAATAATGCAATTTATGGGTGATCTGAACTGGGTGTTGTGGTGATGATGCGGTGCTTGGTTCTACTATCTTCTGCTGACATTGATTATGAGCTGCGGCGTCAACCAGATCAAACAAAAGATTGTGGTGTGCTTGTGAAGTTCAGAATATTGCATATTTTTCTAGTTCCTTCAGTCAAGCTGCAACCATGGCCTTCCTGCAGATAGACATTCACACAATTTGAGCAGCAGTTCTTTCCCCAGTTGCCTTTTCCTAGGACTGACAAAATGCTAGACACAAGGCGGCACATGAACATTTCAGTATGTTTACATCAAGAAGAATTTAGCGGGACTGGCCATTGTGAGACAGATGGCAATTCTCAATCAGATGGCCTATACATGGTAGCAGGCTGCTATGACGCTGGGCATCTGGTGTTGTATCCTTGCCAACCATCTCACACAGACTTAGTAGTGGTTCTGACCATGGTACCACATCGCTTCAAAAATTTCTATGGCCTATGCAGTTTCAGTGACAGTCCGACAAGGGAGCTTCCAGAATTTGATGTATATAGAGCTATACTGTGTGAGCTTATGCTAGTTCTGGACCAGCACCTAGACATTTTGAATTCAGGGCTTGATGTTTCTAACAATTGGTGCTCTCTGTTGTGGCTCAATTCAGATTATATGCTCAATTATGATATGGATGTGATTGGATCTGACTGGGGCATCTACCTGTTGGACATATCTTGGGATCCTGGAGGGATGGCATGGCCGTTGTTATCCGAATTGGCTCGGCGAGTGGTCTTCGAGGGAGAAAGGTGTGTCATCATCTTAACTGCGGCCTACCTTGGCCATAACTACTGCTTCGACCTCGTCGAAATCTACCCCAGCTTCGGCTACCACCGTGACTACGACCGCTTATTCGAGCTCGTTCAAGTCCACCTCAACAATGGTTACTACTGCGACAACTACCCTGACGACCCCAACATGATTGATGATCTTCAAGCACCATGGGATCCTGGCGAGCTCTTTAGGACagcggcttgggggcaagccgcaTNNNNNNNNNNNNNNNNNNNNNNNNNNNNNNNNNNNNNNNNNNNNNNNNNNNNNNNNNNNNNNNNNNNNNNNNNNNNNNNNNNNNNNNNNNNNNNNNNNNNNNNNNNNNNNNNNNNNNNNNNNNNNNNNNNNNNNNNNNNNNNNNNNNNNNNNNNNNNNNNNNNNNNNNNNNNNNNNNNNNNNNNNNNNNNNNNNNNNNNNNNNNNNNNNNNNNNNNNNNNNNNNNNNNNNNNNNNNNNNNNACATACTTGGGCTGGCCCGTGGACAACATatgggctgggctgggctgtgCACACGTTGAAGCGTTGCTGGCTATAAGTAAGTGGAGAGGAGGCAACGAGGAGGGTATCCAGTGGATCAACGgaacccggcggcggcggctcttctCCTACCTCCAGCTCTCTCCCTTCCTCTTTCCCAGTTCCTTGTAATGGCTACTCTGTAATCAAATCCTCTATGTGTAGTGAGTAATCAAGAGATCCTAGTTTGTCCCTAACACAGCTTCTTCATGGGATTTTGAGGTTTGCGAGACTGTGATCTTAGTTCGCTTTAGAGCGGGCTCCGTCCCCATATTCATCGTCCCCTAGCAGTAAAAGCTAGGGTTTTCTGTCCTCCGGCGGCGTTGCCGACCGAGAGTTTCTTTTCGTCGTCATGAAGATTTTAGCATGGAACTGTAACGGGCTCGGGAATGCCCCGGCAGTTAGAGCTTTGTTGGATGTCCAACGGAGATGTGATCCCGAGGTGTTGTTTTGGTCGGAGGCACACCTAGACAGCTACCCGGCAGAGAGCTTAAGAAGGAGACTGAACATGGACCAAAAATTCGTTTGCCCTAGCAACGGAAGGAGAGGAGGTTTGATCATGCTCTGGAGGAATACGGTTAATGTGCAGAGGCTCGAACTGGATCCAATGTTTATAGATGTGCAAATAAATGACAGCAGTAATACATCTTGGCACCTGACAGGGATGTATGGAGAGTTCAGATGGGAGAACAAGTTCATGACTTGGGATCGCATGCGGCGACTCCACGAAAACCATCAACTCCCATGGTTACTTATCGGCGATCTCAACGAGATTCAGTTGTTGCATGAGAAGGAAGGAGGCAACCCTCGTCGACAACAATACATGCATGCTTTTCAGAACGCAATTGATGACTGTGACTTAAGGGACTTGGGATTTATTGGAGACAAATTCACTTGGCAGCGTGGGAGGATCAGAGAAAGACTTGACCGTGGTCTGGTCAATACCGCATGGGCCGATTTGTTTCCGCAAGCTGCGCTAGAGAACTTGGAATATAATCATTCGGATCATCGCCCTCTACTAGTTAATACAGATTTTTATGGTGACCCAATGGATGGGGGACACAACGTACCACCTAGGAGGTTGAGGCGCGCTGGTTAAGAGAGAAAGACTTCGACCAAACGGTGCAATCAGCATGGGCTAAGGTTGGGGCTGACCCAACTGTCAATAATATTTACGAAAAGCTTCATAGAATGCATGGCCAATTTCATGACTGGGACCAACGAGTCCTCAAGAAACCGAAGAAGCGGTTGTGGAAGGCACAAAGAGATCTTGAGAAGATCATGTCAGGACAAATGAATGCTGAttatgaggag from Triticum aestivum cultivar Chinese Spring chromosome 4A, IWGSC CS RefSeq v2.1, whole genome shotgun sequence harbors:
- the LOC123084306 gene encoding uncharacterized protein — encoded protein: MLDTRRHMNISVCLHQEEFSGTGHCETDGNSQSDGLYMVAGCYDAGHLVLYPCQPSHTDLVVVLTMVPHRFKNFYGLCSFSDSPTRELPEFDVYRAILCELMLVLDQHLDILNSGLDVSNNWCSLLWLNSDYMLNYDMDVIGSDWGIYLLDISWDPGGMAWPLLSELARRVVFEGERCVIILTAAYLGHNYCFDLVEIYPSFGYHRDYDRLFELVQVHLNNGYYCDNYPDDPNMIDDLQAPWDPASSWDFEVCETVILVRFRAGSVPIFIVP